In Zingiber officinale cultivar Zhangliang chromosome 6A, Zo_v1.1, whole genome shotgun sequence, a single genomic region encodes these proteins:
- the LOC121994732 gene encoding leucine-rich repeat extensin-like protein 3, translated as MLESLATESPETFTRVEPAGQGQTLHGTADASGSQTLMVSEVPTSIVPIVPTPTVFTVPPAVPPVAYQAPPPLVPTAHSAPAPAAAVAPPPVPPPTVPPTAPTYADPVVPLVAPTPAYAAAPGIPPMAYPTLLRTDPACFSLSRDWMDIYM; from the exons aTGTTGGAGTCCCTGGCAACAGAGTCGCCAGAGACATTTACTAGGGTTGAGCCTGCTGGTCAGGGACAGACTTTGCATGGTACTGCAGACGCGTCGGGTTCTCAGACTCTGATggtttcagaggtacctacctcgatcGTACCTATTGTACCCACTCCTACGGTATTCACAGTGCCACCAGCGGTGCCCCCTGTGGCATACCAGGCACCACCGCCATTGGTGCCTACTGCACACTCGGCACCCGCACCAGCAGCAGCAGTTGCTCCACCTCCGGTACCACCCCCCACCGTACCTCCAACCGCGCCCACCTATGCTGACCCTGTAGTGCCACTAGTGGCACCTACCCCAGCCTATGCAGCAGCACCGGGGATTCCTCCCATGGCCTATCCAACG ttgctgaggacagatcCCGCATGCTTCAGTTTatccagggactggatggacatttACATGTAA